A region of Porites lutea chromosome 13, jaPorLute2.1, whole genome shotgun sequence DNA encodes the following proteins:
- the LOC140923025 gene encoding melanopsin-like — protein MIMDAKYQLSNATAENVTLPTKTIDGYNFNTEIAVLLLIAVGIIIINGVVLYLFIKEKTLRTTSNYPLFSLALCDFLCGIVVIPLFTISGFTSLLKSSVEIKFYLGFLVTVLHNFVAIATVYHLVVITAERYMAIKYPLKHLVIRKKRIQKVLVIVWSSSLLISFVPFTWISAIFPVYQPVSKYYVLGFTAFCLLFAFFVPYCFMLFAFVHIFKAINTASPKKYLQAAVKGRRHSKHLETVSGEWRCLLLFAIMAFVFLVSWGPRFVLSLLYQLQVSSLRLDAASQVALLVRYTTSVVNPLLYTFFKRDLLRSFKLLFKRHFPNRRISPSFSALSLRRTTLKGDPNNNSTITTPSRDTPKLLSFQFELRCQS, from the coding sequence ATGATTATGGATGCAAAGTACCAGTTGTCAAACGCAACAGCTGAAAATGTAACTTTGCCAACCAAAACAATTGATGGCTATAACTTTAACACAGAAATCGCAGTGCTTTTGTTGATTGCTGTTGGAATTATAATCATCAACGGAGTCGTTTTGTATCTATTTATCAAGGAAAAGACTTTGCGAACTACTTCAAACTACCCACTTTTCAGCCTGGCTCTCTGTGACTTTCTCTGTGGTATTGTTGTCATCCCTTTGTTTACAATATCGGGCTTTACATCACTGCTTAAGTCCTCAGTCGAAATTAAGTTCTATCTGGGATTCCTAGTCACTGTTCTTCACAACTTTGTAGCTATCGCTACTGTCTACCATCTTGTTGTTATCACCGCAGAGCGATACATGGCCATCAAATATCCGCTTAAACACCTAGTCATTCGCAAGAAACGTATTCAAAAGGTGTTGGTCATAGTTTGGAGCTCCTCGCTGCTGATTTCGTTTGTACCTTTTACATGGATTAGTGCGATATTCCCAGTATACCAGCCAGTATCAAAATATTACGTGCTTGGTTTCACCGCATTCTGCCTGTTGTTTGCCTTCTTTGTACCATACTGCTTCATGCTGTTCGCATTTGTGCATATATTCAAAGCCATAAATACAGCATCTCCAAAAAAGTATCTACAAGCGGCCGTCAAGGGACGAAGACACAGCAAACATTTGGAAACAGTCTCCGGTGAGTGGAGGTGCTTGTTACTGTTTGCCATCATGGCTTTTGTATTTCTCGTGAGTTGGGGACCTCGGTTCGTATTATCTCTGTTATATCAATTGCAAGTCAGTTCCTTGAGACTTGATGCAGCATCTCAAGTGGCTCTTCTAGTCAGGTACACCACTTCAGTGGTCAATCCACTTCTTTACACCTTCTTTAAAAGAGATTTACTTCGATCTTTTAAGTTACTTTTCAAAAGGCATTTCCCGAATAGGCGAATATCTCCCTCGTTCTCAGCCTTATCTCTGAGACGAACAACCTTGAAGGGTGATCCCAATAACAACTCAACCATAACTACTCCAAGCAGAGATACTCCAAAACTGCTGTCGTTTCAGTTTGAACTTCGCTGCCAAAGTTGA